AAGTTTTATCATAGCTTCAAAAATAGATTTATGAGCTGGAAGATAAAAATCTTTAGGTTTTAAAACTCCTAAAATATCTTCAAGTTCTTCAGGATTAAAAAATATTGAGCTTAAAACTGCTCTTTCAATGTTTATACTATAAATACTATCCATTATATTTTTCTTTTTGCTTCAAATTCTACTTCTTCCACAAATTTATTAATCAAAGCATCTCCACTTAATTTTGCAATTATTTCACCCTTTTTCATAACAAGCCCACTTCCTTTTCCAAATGCAATAGCAACATCAGCAGCTTTTGCTTCACCAATAGCATTTACAACACACCCCATAACAGAAACATCTAATGGAGTTTTAATATGTGCTGTTCTTTTTTCAATCTCTGAAACTGCACTTACTAAATCAGCTTCAATTCTTCCACAAGTTGGACAAGAGATAATATTTAAACCCTCTTTTGAGATACCTAAATCTTTTAAGATAGCTCGTCCAACTTTTATCTCTTCTTCAAGCTCTCCAGTCATAGAGACTCTCAAAGTATCTCCTATTCCATCAAGAAGAAGAGCCCCTAAAGCAATAGATGATTTGATTGTAGAGTGGAATTGTGTTCCAGCTTCAGTAACTCCTAGATGAAATGGATAATTATTTATAGGTCTTAAAGTTCTATACGCTTCAACTGTTCTTTGAACATCACTTGCTTTTAGTGAAATTTTAATATCTGTAAACCCTAAATCTTCTAAATATTTAATATTATAATCAGCACTTGCAACCATTCCTTTTGGAGTTTGTCCATATCTATTTTCAAACTCTTTTTCCAAACTTCCACAATTTACCCCAACTCTTATTGGAATATTTCTATTTTGACAAGCCTTTACCACTTCTTGAACTCTTTTTTTATCTCCAATATTTCCAGGATTTATTCTTATACAATCTACTACTTCAGCAGCAATAAGTGCTAATTTATAGTGAAAATGAATATCTGCAACTATTGGTAAATCAACTTGTTTTTTTATCTCTTTTAAAGCATTTGCATCTTCAATATGAGGAACAGCAACTCTTACAATATCAGCTCCTGCAAAATGAAGTTTTCTTATCTGCTCAACTGTAGCTTCTACATCTGATGTTTTTGTATATGTCATTGATTGAACACTTATTGGTGCATCACCACCAATTAGGACATTACCTACTTTTATCTGTTTTGTTGGATATCTTTTTATCATAAGTGGGATTTTATCCAAAATTGTTTAAATTAAAGTGAAGATTAATTTTATAAAAGATATTATCTTTAACATTTAAACTAATAATTTTTTTATACATAAAGGTATATATTGGATAGTAGAAAAAGTTTTTTATTTGTTATTTTTATTTTTACAACACTACTTTCACTAATATTATTTATTACTTATAACTTTATTTCAAAAAAACAAGATAATCTTTTAAAATCTATATATCAAACTACATATAAAAATATCTATGAAAAAACAGAAAATTTAATAAGTGATAAACAAAATACATCATTAGCTATTGCTATTTCTCTATCAAAAGATGAAAATCTTTATAATCACCTTAAGAATAAAGAGTTTGACAAACTTAATTATGAAAAAATTGCCAAATTAATAGAGAACTATTCAAAATATAAAAATATCTGGATTCAAATTTTGGATAAAAATAAAAATAGTTTATATCGCTCTTGGACAAATATTAGAGATGGAGTACAATTTAGAGAAGATTTAGAAAATCAAGCTGCTCTAAAAAATATTTCAACTTCAATTAGTATAGGTTTATTTAATATTGGAATAAAAGCAAGAACACCTATTCTTGATGAAGAAAATAATTTTTATGGTGCCTTAGAAGTTATTACTCATTTCGATTCAATTACAGAAGATTTACAAAAAAATGGAATATCTTCTATCATAATTGCTGATAAAAAATTTAGAAAAAACCTTAAATATCCTCTATTGTCAAATATTTTTATAGATGATTATTATATTGCGAATGAAAATGCCAATACAAAATTATGCAATTATATAGAAGAAAATGGCATTGAAAAATATATTAATATAGAAACTTATATTATTGAAAATGATTATTTAATAGCAAATTATAATCTATTTAATGAAAAAAAAGAGAAAATTGGTCAAATTTTAAATTTCTATGATTTAAAAAATATCGATTCTAACTACATAAGCTCTATAAAAAAACAAACTATATTAACAATTTTAATAATTTTAATAACTCTATTTTTTATATTTATTTTATATCTTTACACAAGATACACAAATAAAATAAAATCTCAGAAACAAAAAAATAGATTAATACTTGATTCCCAATCAAGTATTGTAATAATTACAAATGGAAATGAGATAATTGATTCAAATAAAAAATTAATTGAATTTTTCAAAGATTGCAAAAATTTAAACGACTTTAAAAAGAAATATAAATGTATTTGCAGTAGTTTTGTAGATATAAATAGTGAAAACTATCTTTTAGATATTGATTATAATGGTAAGAACTGGGCTGAATATGCATTAGATAATCAAAATATTGATTTTAAAGTTGCAATTTATGATATTGAAAAAAATTTAAAACATTTTTCTCTAAAAGTTAGTAAATTAAAAAATGATAATTTAATAATTGTAACATTTACAGATATTTCTCAAGATATTGTTGAAGCAGAAAAAGAGAAAAATGAACAAAGAATTATATTCCAACAAGCAAAATTAAATGCTATAACAAATACCTTAAATAATATAGCTCATCAATGGAGACAACCTTTAAGTGTAATAAGCACCCTTACAAGTGGAATGAAATTAAAAAAAGAGTTAAACCTATTAAGTGATAAAGAGTTTAACAAATCTTGTGACACAATAATTTTTAATACTACTAAACTATCAAATACTATTGAAAATTTTACAAATTTCTTCACAAATGAAAAAGAGAATAAACTTTCTGTTGTTGAATCTATAAATCAAATAATAGAGTTTTTAGACTCTATTTTTGAAAGAAATCAAATTATTTGCCATTTTAAACACTCAAATGATATTCTTTTAGAGTGTGATAGTAGTAGTTTTTCAGAAGCTATTTTAAATATTTTTGATAACTCAATTTCAGCTTTAATTGAAAATAAAAATATTAATGAGAGATATATTTTAGTAGAGTTAGAAGATAAAATTTTAACAATTATTGATAGTGGAAACGGGATAAATGAAGAGATTATTACAAAGGTTTGTGAACCATACTTTACAACAAAACATCAAGCTTTTGGAATTGGGCTTGGACTTTATCTAGTTGAAGAGTTTTTTGCAAAAACATTAAATACTAAAATAGAGTTAAAAAATGAAGATTTTATCTATGAGAATAAAAACTTAAAAGGCTTAAAATTTACAATTTACTTTGATTAAACTTTTATTTTGATAATTTTAGATAAAATTGCCCAGATTTAGAATAAAAGGAATTTAATGCAAGACTTTTCAATTTTTGATTTAATAATTATTGCAATTACATTATTACTTGGACTAAAAGGTCTTTTTAGAGGATTTATTAAAGAAGTTTTTGGTCTTTTAGGTATTGTTGGTGCTATATTTGTAGCTTCAAGAATATCTAAAGAGTTGGGAGATTTAATAGCTC
The Aliarcobacter faecis genome window above contains:
- the ispG gene encoding flavodoxin-dependent (E)-4-hydroxy-3-methylbut-2-enyl-diphosphate synthase, whose product is MIKRYPTKQIKVGNVLIGGDAPISVQSMTYTKTSDVEATVEQIRKLHFAGADIVRVAVPHIEDANALKEIKKQVDLPIVADIHFHYKLALIAAEVVDCIRINPGNIGDKKRVQEVVKACQNRNIPIRVGVNCGSLEKEFENRYGQTPKGMVASADYNIKYLEDLGFTDIKISLKASDVQRTVEAYRTLRPINNYPFHLGVTEAGTQFHSTIKSSIALGALLLDGIGDTLRVSMTGELEEEIKVGRAILKDLGISKEGLNIISCPTCGRIEADLVSAVSEIEKRTAHIKTPLDVSVMGCVVNAIGEAKAADVAIAFGKGSGLVMKKGEIIAKLSGDALINKFVEEVEFEAKRKI
- a CDS encoding sensor histidine kinase; this translates as MDSRKSFLFVIFIFTTLLSLILFITYNFISKKQDNLLKSIYQTTYKNIYEKTENLISDKQNTSLAIAISLSKDENLYNHLKNKEFDKLNYEKIAKLIENYSKYKNIWIQILDKNKNSLYRSWTNIRDGVQFREDLENQAALKNISTSISIGLFNIGIKARTPILDEENNFYGALEVITHFDSITEDLQKNGISSIIIADKKFRKNLKYPLLSNIFIDDYYIANENANTKLCNYIEENGIEKYINIETYIIENDYLIANYNLFNEKKEKIGQILNFYDLKNIDSNYISSIKKQTILTILIILITLFFIFILYLYTRYTNKIKSQKQKNRLILDSQSSIVIITNGNEIIDSNKKLIEFFKDCKNLNDFKKKYKCICSSFVDINSENYLLDIDYNGKNWAEYALDNQNIDFKVAIYDIEKNLKHFSLKVSKLKNDNLIIVTFTDISQDIVEAEKEKNEQRIIFQQAKLNAITNTLNNIAHQWRQPLSVISTLTSGMKLKKELNLLSDKEFNKSCDTIIFNTTKLSNTIENFTNFFTNEKENKLSVVESINQIIEFLDSIFERNQIICHFKHSNDILLECDSSSFSEAILNIFDNSISALIENKNINERYILVELEDKILTIIDSGNGINEEIITKVCEPYFTTKHQAFGIGLGLYLVEEFFAKTLNTKIELKNEDFIYENKNLKGLKFTIYFD